The Metabacillus sediminilitoris genome window below encodes:
- a CDS encoding superoxide dismutase family protein, giving the protein MKRKTGLLLLLPFILSGCMEKTITKMDVEMFNPNGDSLGTIKLSEQADGVKLEVLLEGLPDGEHGLHIHEKGKCDAPDFKSAGNHFNPDDKQHGLLHPEGAHAGDLPNIISENGKVDAELMAPQLTLKADNKTSLLPEEGTSIVITEGKDDGMTQPAGESGARIACGEITDKEAEREDKKEVTPAEEEK; this is encoded by the coding sequence ATGAAACGTAAAACGGGATTGTTATTATTGTTACCGTTTATATTATCCGGCTGTATGGAGAAAACGATTACAAAAATGGATGTTGAAATGTTTAATCCAAACGGTGATTCTCTAGGAACAATTAAATTATCTGAGCAAGCTGATGGTGTGAAATTAGAAGTTTTATTAGAAGGACTTCCTGATGGGGAACATGGTTTGCATATTCATGAAAAGGGAAAATGTGATGCTCCAGACTTTAAAAGTGCAGGAAATCACTTTAACCCAGATGATAAACAGCATGGGTTATTACACCCTGAGGGTGCACATGCAGGTGATTTACCTAATATTATCTCAGAGAATGGTAAAGTTGATGCTGAATTGATGGCACCACAACTTACTTTAAAAGCTGATAATAAAACTTCTTTGCTTCCTGAGGAAGGTACATCCATTGTCATAACTGAAGGAAAAGATGACGGGATGACACAGCCTGCGGGAGAGTCTGGTGCAAGAATTGCCTGTGGGGAAATTACCGATAAGGAAGCAGAACGTGAAGATAAAAAAGAGGTAACACCGGCTGAAGAAGAAAAATAG